One Novipirellula artificiosorum genomic window carries:
- a CDS encoding bifunctional aminoglycoside phosphotransferase/ATP-binding protein has product MATLTKSPISPQQLVASLSEPETYPTGMGTSVVVHETHISWVFLIGDYAYKVKKPVKNAFLDYSTLALREQLCHKELQLDQRCAKELYLDVVPISRSAQRIQVEGNGQPIEYAVKMHRFPEDALLSERLKQGRLTGLDVRQLATDVAAFHLAAAHCANTDSWGEPDRVLRQAIDNFDALLPDLGPDQQRTVDRLLEWTLATMERNTQQFANRIEQGFIRECHGDLHLQNVIDWHGKLMPFDGIEFSEEFRWIDVLSDAAFLAMDFSASGHDHFRHAFTSAYLEQTGDYASLVLLRWYLVYRSLVRAKVATIRANQMLRASQSKRCERERLETIADSNRHLDLADRFTWPAVPTLSITHGRSGSGKTTMTERFIEREGAIRIRSDIERKRQVGMDPEQRPSRYQRELLYSEASRGATYRRLRKLSRSILRSGTSVIVDATFLRAADRQRFNQLAQQEGVGYRILDFPSELATLRQRIVDRSRSGGDASDADLSVLEMQTKMEQPLTDQERRYVVNAAVQQ; this is encoded by the coding sequence ATGGCCACACTTACCAAATCGCCGATTTCCCCCCAGCAGTTGGTGGCGTCGCTGAGCGAACCAGAGACGTATCCGACGGGCATGGGGACGTCGGTCGTGGTTCACGAAACGCATATATCGTGGGTCTTTCTCATCGGCGACTATGCCTACAAGGTGAAGAAACCGGTCAAGAATGCATTTCTTGACTACAGCACGCTGGCGCTGCGAGAACAGCTCTGTCACAAAGAACTGCAACTCGACCAACGTTGTGCCAAGGAGCTCTACCTCGATGTGGTACCCATTTCGAGATCGGCACAGCGAATTCAAGTAGAAGGAAACGGGCAGCCGATAGAGTATGCCGTCAAGATGCATCGGTTTCCCGAAGACGCACTGTTGAGTGAACGTTTGAAGCAGGGCAGGTTGACCGGGCTTGACGTCCGCCAACTCGCTACCGACGTCGCAGCGTTTCACTTAGCCGCAGCCCACTGTGCGAATACGGATTCATGGGGCGAGCCCGATCGAGTGCTTCGCCAAGCGATCGATAACTTCGATGCCTTGTTGCCAGACCTGGGTCCTGATCAGCAGCGGACGGTCGACCGGTTGCTGGAATGGACGCTTGCCACGATGGAACGAAACACGCAGCAGTTTGCCAATCGAATCGAGCAAGGTTTCATTCGAGAGTGCCATGGCGATTTACATTTACAGAATGTAATCGATTGGCACGGAAAGTTGATGCCTTTCGATGGGATCGAGTTTAGTGAAGAATTCCGTTGGATCGATGTGCTGAGTGACGCGGCATTCTTAGCGATGGATTTCTCTGCGAGCGGCCACGACCACTTCCGACATGCGTTTACGAGTGCCTACTTGGAACAGACGGGTGACTATGCATCGTTGGTGTTGCTTCGATGGTACCTGGTCTATCGATCGTTGGTTCGAGCCAAGGTGGCAACGATTCGAGCCAATCAGATGCTTCGAGCCAGTCAATCGAAGCGGTGCGAACGCGAGCGACTCGAAACGATCGCGGACAGCAATCGTCATCTTGATTTGGCAGATCGTTTTACGTGGCCAGCGGTGCCCACGCTATCGATCACGCATGGGCGAAGCGGGAGCGGCAAAACGACCATGACGGAACGATTCATCGAACGAGAGGGAGCCATTCGAATTCGCTCGGATATCGAACGGAAGCGACAAGTCGGCATGGATCCCGAGCAACGGCCCAGTCGGTATCAACGGGAATTGCTTTACAGCGAGGCATCACGTGGAGCGACCTACCGTCGTTTGCGGAAACTGTCGCGGAGCATCTTGCGATCGGGAACCAGTGTGATTGTGGATGCAACGTTTCTGCGAGCGGCCGACCGACAACGCTTTAATCAGCTGGCCCAACAGGAAGGGGTGGGCTATCGGATCCTGGATTTTCCCAGCGAGCTGGCGACCTTGCGACAACGGATTGTGGATCGCAGCCGGAGCGGCGGAGATGCATCCGACGCCGATTTATCCGTCCTCGAAATGCAAACCAAGATGGAGCAGCCGCTGACCGATCAAGAGCGTCGGTATGTGGTCAACGCGGCAGTCCAGCAATGA
- a CDS encoding amino acid kinase family protein, with product MRRVIKIGGSLLLRTNLVTRLPVRIDELGGGAASETLVMVGGGEMIDAIRRLDRCRPLDPIATHWQCIELLQQTLEIFHQWFPSWNRIDTRAELEHAIEQGFPTDRPSLVSVEAFYRRDVPADLPMDWRTTSDSLASLLATLSGSDELVLVKSCQIDDGWTTASLMDKGIIDAAFPWHGASTWRLRVEAFAPEPGPQR from the coding sequence GTGCGCCGTGTGATCAAAATAGGTGGCAGTTTGCTGCTGCGAACGAACCTTGTAACACGCTTGCCAGTTCGGATCGATGAGTTGGGGGGCGGGGCTGCCTCGGAAACGCTTGTGATGGTTGGCGGAGGCGAGATGATTGATGCGATTCGTCGACTCGACCGCTGTCGACCGCTCGATCCGATCGCCACGCATTGGCAATGCATCGAACTGCTACAACAGACGCTCGAGATTTTTCATCAGTGGTTCCCGAGTTGGAATCGAATCGATACCCGCGCTGAACTTGAGCATGCGATCGAGCAAGGTTTTCCAACCGATCGCCCGAGCTTGGTTTCCGTTGAAGCGTTCTATCGTCGCGACGTGCCGGCAGATCTGCCCATGGATTGGCGAACCACGTCCGACTCCCTGGCAAGCCTGTTAGCGACTCTCAGCGGTTCCGATGAGCTTGTGCTGGTAAAGTCTTGCCAAATCGATGATGGATGGACCACTGCGAGCCTGATGGACAAGGGGATCATCGACGCGGCTTTTCCGTGGCACGGCGCTTCAACATGGCGGCTACGGGTCGAGGCTTTTGCGCCGGAACCTGGCCCCCAACGCTAA
- a CDS encoding GIY-YIG nuclease family protein has translation MEAMWRDEPAFGFGIDSLNPHAPRRSDAIGGLSKKQLREQLCQRCPRVPGVYGMLDRKGNLIYVGKSKSLRSRLLSYFADSNAEEKGGRIVENTRAIQWETQPSEFAALLREQQLIRRFSPRWNVQGVPKRQRPVYLCLGRMPAPYFFLAAKPPEQCVAVEGPFYGAGRMQRAIDGLNKAFKLRDCSQKQVFHFAEQMQLFDLDHRPGCLRLELGTCVGPCAAACTRDTYQMQVNAAESFLDGFNDEPLVLVREQMEQASENQQYELAARACRTLASLDYVHRKLSILANARREYTFVYPVSGYDGCNTWYLIHSGEVADVASAPRTPEEYAALKPKLLQWKAVTANRVDRGHGAYPHTLALVASWFRKNRSEQDRTFLPEQAGRRYRSTSIRQAS, from the coding sequence ATGGAAGCAATGTGGCGCGACGAGCCGGCGTTTGGTTTTGGGATCGATTCGCTCAACCCCCATGCACCACGCCGCAGCGATGCGATCGGAGGACTGTCCAAGAAACAGTTGCGCGAGCAGCTGTGTCAAAGATGCCCCCGTGTTCCAGGCGTATATGGCATGCTCGACCGCAAAGGGAACCTGATCTACGTGGGGAAGAGCAAGTCACTTCGATCGCGGTTGCTGAGCTACTTTGCCGACTCCAATGCCGAGGAAAAGGGAGGTCGGATCGTTGAGAACACGCGAGCGATTCAGTGGGAAACCCAGCCGAGTGAATTTGCGGCACTGCTTCGTGAACAGCAACTGATTCGACGCTTCTCACCTCGCTGGAATGTCCAAGGGGTTCCGAAGCGCCAACGTCCCGTCTACCTCTGTTTGGGCCGCATGCCCGCTCCCTATTTCTTTCTCGCGGCGAAACCACCCGAGCAATGTGTGGCGGTCGAAGGACCGTTCTACGGTGCGGGGCGAATGCAACGTGCTATCGATGGGCTCAACAAGGCTTTCAAGCTCCGCGATTGTAGCCAGAAGCAAGTGTTTCATTTCGCCGAACAGATGCAATTGTTTGATCTCGACCATCGGCCAGGCTGTTTGCGATTGGAACTTGGAACTTGCGTTGGTCCCTGTGCGGCTGCTTGCACTCGGGACACCTATCAGATGCAAGTGAATGCTGCTGAGAGCTTTTTAGATGGTTTCAATGATGAACCCTTGGTGCTTGTCCGCGAACAAATGGAACAGGCATCGGAGAATCAACAGTATGAGTTAGCCGCTCGCGCGTGCCGTACGCTTGCGTCGCTCGACTACGTGCACCGCAAACTTTCGATCCTGGCAAATGCTCGTCGTGAATACACCTTCGTCTACCCCGTAAGCGGCTATGATGGGTGCAACACTTGGTATTTGATTCACAGCGGTGAAGTCGCTGACGTTGCCTCGGCACCACGAACGCCGGAGGAGTACGCGGCGTTGAAACCGAAACTTCTTCAATGGAAAGCAGTGACCGCCAATCGTGTCGACCGTGGCCACGGCGCTTACCCGCACACGCTGGCTTTAGTGGCATCTTGGTTTCGCAAGAACCGTAGCGAGCAAGACAGAACGTTTCTTCCTGAACAGGCCGGTCGCAGGTACCGTAGCACCTCGATACGGCAAGCAAGCTAA
- the prfB gene encoding peptide chain release factor 2 (programmed frameshift), with translation MDAELVQRSKKIRERLVQLGDSLDYAGKRVEIKAIEDQMALATFWDDNESAQKTVVELKALKTIVGPMRELSTSVEDLAALMEMAEEDQSIAEEVAAEVYRLEAILDDLELKALLNGPNDSAGAILSINARDGGTDANDWADMLLRMYSAWAVGQDYKIELLDRQENEEAGINHASIAIRGPMAYGYLKGEEGMHRLVRISPFNSEGKRQTSFAAVSVAPEIDDSIDIDIEEKDVREDRYRAGGAGGQHVNKTDSAIRLTHVPTNIVVQCQNERSQHQNRATAWKMLRAKMARIEEERREAEEERKYATQARTGFGSQIRNYFLHPDQRVKDARTGHYVGNFNSVMDGSELQGFFDSFLRLKAGKQLPQS, from the exons ATGGATGCTGAACTCGTTCAACGTAGCAAGAAGATCCGCGAGCGTCTGGTCCAACTAGGAGACTCTCTT GACTACGCTGGAAAACGCGTTGAGATCAAAGCGATTGAAGATCAAATGGCTCTGGCTACGTTCTGGGACGATAACGAATCGGCCCAAAAAACCGTCGTCGAGCTCAAGGCCTTGAAGACCATTGTCGGCCCGATGCGCGAATTGTCTACCTCCGTCGAGGATCTGGCTGCCTTGATGGAAATGGCCGAAGAAGACCAATCGATCGCCGAAGAGGTGGCCGCCGAGGTGTATCGACTGGAAGCGATCTTGGACGATCTGGAGCTCAAGGCACTGCTCAATGGCCCGAATGACTCTGCCGGCGCGATTCTCAGCATCAACGCTCGCGACGGGGGCACCGACGCCAATGATTGGGCGGATATGCTGCTGAGGATGTATTCTGCCTGGGCTGTGGGTCAAGACTACAAAATCGAGCTGCTCGACCGCCAAGAGAATGAAGAAGCGGGGATCAATCATGCTTCGATCGCGATACGGGGTCCGATGGCCTATGGTTACTTGAAGGGGGAAGAGGGGATGCACCGTTTGGTGCGGATCAGCCCTTTCAACAGCGAAGGCAAACGCCAGACCAGTTTCGCTGCGGTCAGCGTCGCTCCGGAAATTGATGATTCCATCGATATCGATATCGAGGAGAAGGATGTCCGCGAAGACCGCTATCGTGCCGGCGGTGCCGGTGGACAACACGTCAACAAGACCGACAGTGCGATTCGGCTGACTCACGTTCCGACCAACATTGTGGTGCAGTGTCAAAACGAACGCAGCCAGCACCAAAATCGTGCCACCGCCTGGAAGATGCTGCGTGCGAAGATGGCTCGAATCGAAGAAGAACGACGTGAAGCCGAAGAAGAGAGAAAATACGCGACTCAAGCTCGAACCGGGTTCGGCAGCCAAATTCGCAACTACTTCCTGCACCCCGACCAACGCGTCAAAGACGCTCGAACCGGCCACTACGTTGGCAACTTCAATAGCGTGATGGACGGCAGTGAATTGCAAGGCTTTTTTGATTCCTTCCTGCGTCTCAAAGCGGGAAAGCAATTACCGCAAAGTTAA
- a CDS encoding HIT domain-containing protein — MPSLFTKIINRDIPADIVYEDDDCLAFRDIAPKAPTHILVIRLTTLRFGVAVEEQVLSFLLQPTLHCVKIKRHGSGRGGRL; from the coding sequence ATGCCCTCTCTGTTTACGAAAATCATCAATCGCGACATACCAGCCGACATTGTTTACGAAGACGATGATTGTTTGGCGTTTCGCGATATTGCTCCCAAGGCACCGACCCATATCTTGGTTATCAGACTTACTACGCTGCGCTTCGGGGTGGCTGTGGAGGAACAGGTGCTTAGTTTTCTGTTGCAGCCGACGTTGCATTGCGTCAAAATCAAAAGACACGGGTCGGGTCGCGGAGGCCGTCT
- the mnmA gene encoding tRNA 2-thiouridine(34) synthase MnmA, protein MARVVLAMSGGVDSSVAAHLLLEAGHECIGIFMRHGEESHGVCQVESDNDATENAGLPVLGQSQAGRADHKQGCCTASDAADARRVAAKMGIPFYALDLQEDFRRIVDYFVDDYLKGRTPNPCVKCNHWIKFGRLFDYADGVDADFVATGHYARLMASDQGPQLHRGLDTHKDQSYALFGIGADRLRRMMLPVGGFDKPAIREIASSLGMGVAEKRDSQEICFVTQGHHSDFVKARRPETVGATAGEIVTLDGKVVGTHQGYEAYTVGQRKGLGVAMGTPHFVVRIEPDTQQVVIGPADDLVGERLTASEANWLVDPAAIPNQVEIQIRYNGLPRPGQIVVDPQNADKFQVRFDSPQRAIAPGQAAVIYDGDQVLGGGWID, encoded by the coding sequence ATGGCACGCGTGGTATTGGCGATGAGTGGCGGCGTCGACTCGAGCGTGGCGGCGCACCTGCTGCTCGAAGCGGGCCACGAGTGCATTGGCATTTTTATGCGACATGGCGAAGAATCGCACGGTGTTTGCCAGGTAGAAAGTGATAACGACGCCACAGAAAACGCCGGCCTTCCCGTACTGGGTCAATCGCAAGCAGGTCGGGCCGACCACAAGCAAGGCTGCTGTACAGCATCGGATGCCGCCGACGCTCGCCGTGTCGCGGCGAAGATGGGGATCCCGTTTTATGCGTTAGATTTGCAAGAAGACTTCCGCCGGATCGTCGACTATTTTGTCGACGACTATTTGAAGGGTCGGACCCCCAATCCATGCGTAAAATGCAACCACTGGATTAAGTTTGGCCGACTATTTGACTACGCCGATGGAGTGGACGCCGACTTTGTTGCCACGGGGCACTATGCGAGATTGATGGCAAGCGACCAGGGGCCACAACTTCATCGCGGACTCGACACCCACAAAGACCAATCCTATGCGTTGTTTGGGATCGGGGCCGACCGACTTCGCCGAATGATGCTGCCGGTAGGGGGTTTTGACAAACCGGCGATTCGCGAAATAGCCTCAAGCCTAGGGATGGGAGTGGCAGAGAAACGAGACAGCCAAGAAATTTGTTTTGTGACTCAGGGGCATCATAGCGATTTTGTCAAAGCCCGCCGCCCAGAGACGGTCGGGGCGACCGCTGGCGAAATCGTGACGCTTGACGGGAAAGTCGTTGGCACCCATCAGGGATACGAAGCTTACACGGTCGGCCAACGCAAAGGACTCGGTGTCGCGATGGGGACACCCCATTTTGTCGTACGCATCGAACCCGATACCCAGCAAGTCGTGATCGGTCCCGCTGACGATCTTGTCGGCGAACGGTTAACGGCAAGCGAAGCCAATTGGTTGGTCGATCCAGCAGCGATCCCCAATCAGGTCGAAATACAAATTCGATACAACGGTTTGCCACGTCCCGGTCAGATCGTGGTCGATCCACAAAACGCGGATAAGTTTCAGGTCCGATTTGATTCGCCCCAGCGGGCGATTGCTCCTGGACAAGCAGCCGTCATTTACGATGGCGATCAAGTTCTCGGCGGCGGATGGATCGACTAG
- a CDS encoding rhomboid family intramembrane serine protease: MGLYDRDYGRNDARTPWDRIESPKSMTIVLIVINVVVFFLDMIFDGTLWPWLATHGSTLLQPWMWWEFLTYGFAHDPHNLNHILFNMIGLFFFGRVVERQVGQQEFLKFYLIAVILGGIVASVSFLVQGVNGSVIGASGAVVAITILFACYYPNAEILLMFVLPVKAWVVAVIFVAADFAGALGITSGLGANTAFEVHLTGAAFALAYFFLHWNLRWLGFNFLTEIPNQMRQRSRRMKLKIHDPEKKMEKEAEEADRILAKIHQSGESSLSKSERNTLERYSRRQRERRDRS, translated from the coding sequence ATGGGTCTGTATGACCGCGATTATGGCCGCAACGATGCTCGAACCCCTTGGGATCGAATCGAGAGCCCCAAGAGCATGACGATCGTGCTGATCGTCATCAACGTCGTTGTGTTCTTCTTGGACATGATTTTCGACGGAACCTTGTGGCCTTGGTTGGCGACACACGGTTCGACATTGCTGCAGCCATGGATGTGGTGGGAGTTCTTGACGTATGGTTTTGCCCATGACCCGCACAACCTCAACCATATCCTCTTTAACATGATCGGCTTGTTCTTTTTTGGACGAGTCGTCGAGCGGCAGGTTGGCCAGCAAGAGTTTTTGAAGTTCTATCTGATTGCGGTCATCCTTGGCGGAATCGTAGCGTCGGTGTCGTTCCTGGTTCAGGGCGTCAATGGATCGGTGATTGGTGCCAGCGGTGCGGTCGTGGCGATCACCATCTTGTTCGCATGCTACTATCCCAATGCCGAGATCTTGTTGATGTTCGTCTTGCCCGTCAAAGCATGGGTCGTCGCGGTGATCTTTGTGGCAGCCGATTTCGCCGGGGCGTTAGGCATCACCTCGGGATTGGGGGCCAACACGGCGTTCGAAGTGCACTTGACCGGAGCGGCGTTTGCCTTGGCCTACTTCTTCTTGCACTGGAACCTGCGTTGGTTAGGTTTCAATTTCTTAACCGAGATTCCCAACCAGATGCGGCAGCGATCGCGGAGAATGAAGCTTAAAATTCACGACCCAGAAAAAAAAATGGAAAAAGAAGCCGAAGAAGCGGATCGGATTCTGGCCAAAATCCATCAGAGCGGCGAAAGTAGCTTGTCAAAGTCCGAACGCAATACGCTCGAGCGATACAGCCGCCGGCAACGTGAACGTCGCGATCGATCTTAA
- a CDS encoding redoxin domain-containing protein, whose amino-acid sequence MNVLPRVLCSIGIVTLAGSASALAEDPGTKQPLAVGAKAIDFELPMIGEDRYVDLEAEYKAGPVVVIVLRGYPGYQCPLCSQQVGALINRAKKLAENCQRVILVYPGEADMLQQHAEQFMGSRRIPDPMVMVRDDGMEMVTQWGLRWDAPRETAYPATYVINQNGRIHWAKISDSHAGRTTVDEILKELRKL is encoded by the coding sequence ATGAATGTTTTGCCACGTGTTCTGTGTTCGATCGGAATCGTCACCTTGGCAGGTTCTGCTTCCGCCTTGGCAGAAGATCCCGGCACCAAGCAGCCACTGGCGGTCGGCGCCAAGGCGATTGATTTTGAATTGCCCATGATTGGAGAGGATCGCTACGTTGACTTGGAAGCCGAATACAAGGCTGGCCCAGTCGTTGTGATCGTGCTTCGCGGCTATCCCGGCTATCAGTGTCCTTTGTGTAGCCAACAAGTCGGTGCGTTAATCAATCGAGCAAAAAAGCTAGCCGAGAATTGCCAGCGCGTCATTTTGGTTTATCCCGGTGAAGCCGACATGCTGCAACAGCATGCGGAGCAGTTCATGGGGTCACGGAGAATCCCGGACCCGATGGTGATGGTACGAGATGATGGGATGGAAATGGTCACCCAGTGGGGATTGCGCTGGGATGCACCCCGAGAAACCGCTTATCCGGCAACCTATGTGATCAACCAAAATGGCCGAATTCATTGGGCGAAAATCAGTGATTCGCATGCAGGCCGTACGACTGTCGATGAAATTCTCAAAGAACTCCGCAAGCTCTAG
- the cbiE gene encoding precorrin-6y C5,15-methyltransferase (decarboxylating) subunit CbiE — MTARIQIVGIGDDGLDGLTGQARQLIDQAAVLVGPSALLDKMPNSEAERVVVGSNLEQLQAAIRELGDSSAVVLASGDPLFYGIARYLTETFGKDRFEVIPHVSSMQLAFARVKESWDDAYLTNLATQPLDRVVDHIRTAELVGLFTTSAITPSVVAEALLDRRIDYFTAYICENLGTPDETVTQGDLQSIRNQTFGSMNVMVLVRRHGAADRPSGSERRRLFGNPDDLFLQSRPKRGLLTPSEVRCIALAELDLTKTSVVWDVGAGSGSLAIEAAAIANEGQVYAIEMDAEDYALMIENAKMFVVPSLVPVHGQAPAAWQELPRPDAIFVGGSGRVVPDLVAEAIQHLAPTGRIVVNVSSPDNLVAVQQVFGQAGLHHDVRMINIARGQYQLDRVRFASLNPTFLVLGWR, encoded by the coding sequence TTGACAGCACGAATTCAAATTGTGGGTATCGGGGATGATGGACTCGATGGACTGACCGGACAAGCTCGGCAATTGATTGACCAAGCGGCCGTGTTGGTAGGGCCTTCGGCGCTGCTCGATAAGATGCCCAACTCGGAAGCAGAGCGCGTCGTGGTCGGCAGCAACTTGGAACAGTTGCAGGCGGCGATCCGAGAACTCGGTGATTCATCGGCTGTGGTGTTGGCGAGCGGTGATCCGCTGTTTTACGGAATCGCTCGGTATTTAACGGAAACGTTTGGTAAGGACCGGTTCGAGGTCATTCCGCACGTCAGCAGTATGCAGTTGGCGTTTGCACGCGTGAAGGAGAGTTGGGACGATGCCTACCTGACCAACCTGGCGACTCAGCCTCTCGATCGCGTCGTCGATCATATTCGCACCGCCGAGCTGGTGGGGCTATTCACCACCTCCGCGATCACGCCATCGGTTGTTGCCGAAGCGTTACTCGATCGCCGCATCGACTACTTCACCGCCTACATTTGCGAAAACCTGGGCACGCCTGACGAGACGGTGACGCAGGGCGATTTGCAATCGATTCGCAATCAGACCTTCGGCTCCATGAACGTGATGGTGTTGGTTCGGCGTCACGGCGCAGCCGATCGTCCGAGCGGCAGCGAGCGTCGGCGCTTGTTTGGGAATCCAGACGATTTGTTCCTGCAATCACGACCCAAGCGGGGCTTGTTGACGCCCTCGGAAGTGCGTTGCATCGCGCTGGCGGAATTGGATCTGACGAAGACGAGCGTGGTGTGGGATGTCGGTGCGGGCAGTGGTTCCTTGGCCATCGAAGCGGCGGCAATCGCGAACGAAGGACAGGTTTATGCGATCGAAATGGATGCAGAAGACTATGCATTGATGATCGAAAACGCGAAAATGTTTGTCGTTCCCTCTTTGGTTCCTGTGCACGGCCAAGCACCGGCAGCGTGGCAGGAATTGCCAAGACCCGATGCAATCTTCGTAGGCGGCAGCGGACGGGTGGTGCCTGATTTGGTCGCTGAGGCGATCCAACATCTCGCCCCAACGGGACGAATCGTCGTCAATGTATCGAGTCCCGATAACTTGGTTGCCGTCCAGCAAGTTTTTGGCCAAGCGGGTCTCCATCATGACGTCCGAATGATCAACATCGCCCGTGGCCAATACCAACTGGATCGAGTGCGTTTTGCATCGTTGAATCCGACGTTTCTCGTCTTAGGCTGGCGTTAG
- a CDS encoding RecQ family ATP-dependent DNA helicase, producing the protein MEPAPAPSPLDSDPRSLLNTRFGLESFRAGQQQVIERLLAGRNVAAVFPTGGGKSLCYQLPSLCFSGTTVVVSPLIALMKDQCDALRDRGIPAVRLDSAMTPRQYRQAMHGVRNGDTKLMYVAPERFFNERFIASLGSLKISLFAIDEAHCISQWGHNFRPDYLKLGSVAKRFSAERILALTATATPSVLKDIQAAFSISDDDAIRTRFYRSNLHLRSVILDQQDQYAHLLDRIRSRRAGCTLIYVSTQATAEEIAERLTDDGIKATAYHAGLDTDTRVSIQNEFIASQKGIIVATIAFGMGIDKSNIRYVYHFNPPKSLEAYAQEIGRAGRDGKIAICEMMVVPEDRVVLDNFTYGDTPSRQNVLRMIEILSGHADEFHLSHYRISSESDIRLLVVRTLLTYLELEGYLEATSPRYDHYKLQPQVTSQTILDHFQGERRAFVSSLLSLLTKGRTWFTLNVTLATKRLATDRERIIKTIEYMNEQGWLVVKVSDLTHGYRWLRRVDDPAALADQLTTRMLEREKSDIQRLDQVFLLAEARDCQAATLSKHFGEKRTRACKHCSACLDEGPFDMPITAPRTLGRSARIAVQDMVAKYPDALATPRDQARFLCGLSSPVMMRSRLTREPHYGVCRDMPFADVLRELEGG; encoded by the coding sequence GTGGAACCTGCACCAGCGCCGAGCCCCCTCGATTCTGACCCTCGGTCCCTTTTGAACACCCGTTTTGGACTCGAATCCTTCCGAGCGGGCCAGCAGCAGGTGATTGAGCGGTTGTTGGCCGGTCGCAACGTGGCCGCCGTCTTTCCAACGGGTGGCGGCAAGAGCTTGTGTTACCAGTTGCCCAGTCTTTGTTTTTCGGGGACCACCGTCGTGGTGTCACCGCTGATTGCGTTGATGAAGGATCAATGCGACGCTCTGCGAGATCGTGGCATTCCAGCGGTCCGTCTGGATTCGGCCATGACGCCTCGCCAGTATCGCCAGGCGATGCACGGCGTTCGTAACGGCGACACCAAGTTAATGTACGTTGCACCCGAGCGGTTTTTCAATGAACGGTTCATCGCATCGCTTGGATCGTTGAAGATCTCACTGTTCGCAATCGACGAAGCTCACTGCATCAGCCAATGGGGGCATAATTTTCGCCCCGACTATTTGAAACTTGGATCGGTCGCAAAGAGATTCTCTGCGGAACGGATCCTGGCGTTGACCGCGACGGCCACGCCGTCGGTTTTGAAAGACATTCAAGCGGCCTTTTCGATCTCGGACGATGATGCGATTCGGACGCGTTTCTATCGGTCCAATCTGCACCTGCGGAGTGTGATCTTGGACCAACAAGATCAATACGCGCATTTGCTCGACCGCATTCGTTCCCGTCGTGCGGGATGCACCTTGATCTACGTCAGCACTCAAGCGACGGCCGAAGAGATTGCCGAGCGTTTAACGGATGACGGGATCAAAGCAACCGCATACCACGCAGGGCTGGACACCGATACGCGCGTTTCCATACAGAACGAATTTATCGCCAGCCAAAAAGGAATCATTGTTGCGACGATTGCCTTTGGGATGGGAATCGACAAATCGAACATCCGCTATGTCTATCATTTCAATCCACCGAAATCACTCGAGGCCTATGCCCAGGAGATTGGCCGTGCGGGGCGCGACGGCAAGATAGCAATCTGTGAAATGATGGTTGTCCCCGAAGACCGAGTGGTGCTCGATAACTTTACCTATGGTGACACGCCCTCACGACAAAACGTGCTTCGCATGATCGAAATCTTGAGCGGACATGCGGATGAGTTTCATCTTTCCCACTACCGGATTTCCTCGGAATCCGACATCCGGCTGCTGGTGGTTCGGACGCTGTTGACTTACCTCGAACTGGAGGGGTATCTCGAAGCGACTTCGCCAAGGTACGACCACTATAAGCTTCAGCCTCAAGTGACATCGCAGACAATCCTTGATCACTTCCAAGGGGAGCGTCGAGCCTTCGTCTCGTCCCTCTTGTCCCTCCTGACCAAAGGCCGGACCTGGTTCACGCTGAACGTGACGCTGGCGACCAAACGGCTTGCGACCGATCGAGAACGAATCATCAAGACGATCGAATACATGAACGAGCAAGGCTGGTTGGTAGTGAAGGTCAGCGATTTGACCCATGGATATCGTTGGCTGCGGCGAGTGGACGATCCAGCGGCCTTAGCCGATCAGCTGACCACTCGAATGTTGGAAAGGGAAAAAAGCGATATTCAGCGACTTGACCAGGTCTTTCTGCTCGCGGAGGCTCGCGACTGCCAAGCTGCTACCCTGTCGAAACATTTTGGTGAAAAGCGAACGCGAGCATGCAAACACTGTAGCGCTTGTTTGGACGAAGGCCCTTTTGACATGCCGATCACGGCGCCTCGAACCTTGGGCCGATCGGCTCGGATCGCTGTGCAGGATATGGTCGCCAAATATCCCGACGCCCTTGCCACCCCTCGCGATCAAGCTCGGTTTCTCTGTGGCTTGTCGTCTCCCGTCATGATGCGTTCTCGGCTGACCCGCGAACCACACTATGGCGTTTGCCGCGACATGCCCTTTGCGGATGTGCTGCGTGAGCTTGAAGGGGGATAA